A window of the Microbacterium sp. AZCO genome harbors these coding sequences:
- a CDS encoding CHAT domain-containing protein: MASEDERAFEAVTLANSFVDPRGRAAIVQWFPQSVVDLYDAVVARPDWQSATTLAERAFVVISALRDDPELEARYRADVEAGELGFGAGEDAEVDAAIAEVASSLGAVAAMAPDDGLLGGGGIGESWSPDSTAAVPADDGLLGGGGIGESWSPEPGAAEPPPPPPPPAPAPSPSPSPAPSAQPPASAPPAEAAPPDGGAAPPTGADEPSGGGAGSEAPAETVQTWLNAEVQGGEQKLEATHSYVLAVFFGEKSEEAAGAAPAAIPFGLGQATVDLSVQLVSSDFTVPPFPQQLRVGRDGASIGQALFPITPLHDGHSTLSVLVDVQGNFLQRLELEFDIGTTAAVDATAFGRPAGAAVELQPRTASMQFMPATGGYQLFVKGVTDEQVFVQLTDDELGARIEGVRKALLETVKDTTFALEMDIPPDLAAKALKALAFAGFRLYQAIFSGPFASDELKKVGAWLRESLADDVTTLQVVSRGFPVPWALMYLTDRFADDELDWKNFIGMRHVVEQVPMREISALPPAATITSTPDLSVRVLYHDGIDATMPSHPVAAQRAYWENRGVTLGEGTKVDDLVHSALSPTATDKVLYLYCHAVSSNTDSDSSYLVLTGDQQISLGQLAVYAPIEDQLQSHPLVVVNACESGDLSPDFYDGFVPYFLAKGARGVIGTECKTPGRFASEWGIAFFDRLFSGEPLGEAVLGLRRDFLEKHGNPLGLLYGVHCDTDTRVDPALAAAAAGH; this comes from the coding sequence ATGGCTTCCGAAGACGAGCGCGCGTTCGAAGCGGTGACACTCGCCAACTCGTTCGTCGATCCGCGAGGTCGTGCTGCGATCGTGCAGTGGTTTCCGCAGTCGGTCGTCGACCTCTACGACGCCGTCGTGGCGCGGCCCGACTGGCAGTCCGCGACGACGCTCGCGGAGCGCGCCTTCGTCGTGATCTCGGCCCTGCGCGACGATCCGGAGCTCGAGGCGCGGTATCGCGCAGACGTCGAGGCGGGAGAGCTCGGGTTCGGAGCCGGGGAGGATGCTGAGGTCGATGCGGCGATCGCCGAGGTGGCGTCGTCGCTCGGGGCCGTGGCCGCGATGGCGCCGGACGACGGCCTGCTCGGCGGGGGCGGCATCGGCGAGTCGTGGTCGCCGGACTCGACGGCGGCGGTACCGGCGGACGACGGCCTGCTCGGCGGAGGCGGCATCGGCGAGTCGTGGTCGCCCGAGCCGGGGGCGGCCGAGCCGCCTCCACCACCCCCTCCGCCGGCGCCTGCGCCGTCGCCTTCGCCCTCCCCTGCGCCGTCGGCTCAGCCGCCGGCGTCCGCCCCGCCGGCCGAGGCGGCTCCTCCCGACGGTGGTGCTGCCCCGCCGACCGGTGCCGACGAGCCGAGTGGCGGCGGTGCCGGGTCCGAGGCGCCCGCCGAGACCGTGCAGACGTGGCTCAATGCCGAGGTGCAGGGCGGTGAGCAGAAGCTCGAGGCGACGCACAGCTACGTGCTGGCGGTGTTCTTCGGCGAGAAGAGCGAGGAGGCTGCCGGAGCGGCTCCCGCCGCCATCCCCTTCGGACTCGGACAGGCCACCGTCGACCTCTCGGTGCAGCTCGTGAGCAGCGACTTCACGGTGCCGCCGTTTCCGCAGCAGCTGCGCGTGGGCCGGGACGGAGCATCCATCGGGCAAGCGCTCTTCCCGATCACGCCGCTCCACGACGGGCACTCGACGCTGAGCGTGCTCGTCGACGTGCAGGGCAATTTCCTGCAGCGGCTCGAGCTCGAGTTCGACATCGGCACGACGGCGGCGGTCGATGCGACGGCATTCGGACGCCCCGCGGGCGCCGCGGTCGAGCTTCAGCCGCGGACGGCATCCATGCAGTTCATGCCCGCGACCGGCGGCTACCAGCTGTTCGTCAAAGGCGTTACCGACGAGCAGGTGTTCGTCCAGCTCACCGACGACGAGCTCGGAGCCCGGATCGAGGGCGTCCGCAAGGCCCTCCTCGAGACCGTGAAGGACACGACGTTCGCGCTCGAGATGGACATCCCGCCCGACCTCGCGGCGAAGGCGCTGAAGGCGCTCGCCTTCGCCGGCTTCCGGCTGTACCAGGCGATCTTCAGCGGTCCGTTCGCCTCCGACGAGCTCAAGAAGGTCGGCGCGTGGCTGCGCGAGAGCCTCGCCGACGATGTCACGACACTGCAGGTCGTCTCGCGCGGCTTCCCCGTGCCGTGGGCGCTCATGTACCTGACCGACCGGTTCGCCGACGACGAGCTGGACTGGAAGAACTTCATCGGCATGCGGCACGTCGTGGAGCAGGTGCCGATGCGTGAGATCTCCGCGCTCCCGCCCGCGGCGACCATCACGTCGACTCCGGATCTCAGCGTGCGCGTCCTGTATCACGACGGCATCGACGCGACCATGCCGTCGCACCCCGTCGCCGCGCAGCGCGCCTACTGGGAGAACCGCGGCGTCACGCTCGGCGAGGGCACGAAGGTCGACGACCTCGTGCACAGCGCGCTCTCCCCCACAGCGACCGACAAGGTGCTCTACCTCTACTGCCACGCCGTCTCTTCCAACACCGACTCCGACAGCTCGTATCTCGTCCTGACCGGCGATCAGCAGATCTCGCTCGGACAGCTCGCCGTCTACGCGCCCATCGAGGATCAGCTGCAGAGCCACCCGCTCGTGGTCGTGAACGCATGCGAGTCCGGCGATCTCTCGCCGGACTTCTACGACGGCTTCGTCCCGTACTTCCTCGCGAAAGGCGCCCGCGGAGTGATCGGCACGGAGTGCAAGACGCCCGGGCGGTTCGCGAGCGAGTGGGGCATCGCCTTCTTCGACCGGCTGTTCTCGGGCGAACCGCTCGGCGAGGCGGTGCTCGGCCTGCGTCGGGACTTCCTCGAGAAGCACGGCAACCCGCTGGGCCTGCTGTACGGCGTCCACTGCGACACCGATACCCGGGTCGACCCCGCCCTCGCCGCTGCGGCGGCCGGCCACTGA
- the era gene encoding GTPase Era, with translation MAEEHRSGFVTFVGRPNVGKSTLTNALVGEKVAITSDKPQTTRRAIRGILNRPAGQLVIVDTPGLHKPRTLLGQRLNDLVEQVLGDVDVIGFCVPATEKVGPGDRRIAESLSGYPRAKKVAIVTKTDAAARDQITERLVEVDSLREDWAAVIPLSALTAEQLDVLTDELLALMPTGPALYPEGVVTDESLEDRIAEIIRESALDGVRDELPHSIAVTIEDIEERETGSLTDVYANIVVERDSQKAIIIGRKGSRLRDVGARAREQIEPLIGTKVFLKLHVRVAKEWQRDPKQLGRLGF, from the coding sequence GAAGGTCGCCATCACGAGCGACAAGCCGCAGACGACCCGGCGCGCGATCCGCGGCATCCTGAATCGCCCCGCCGGCCAGCTCGTCATCGTCGACACCCCCGGTCTCCACAAGCCCCGGACACTGCTCGGTCAGCGCCTCAACGACCTCGTCGAGCAGGTGCTGGGCGATGTCGACGTCATCGGATTCTGCGTGCCGGCGACCGAGAAGGTCGGTCCCGGCGATCGCCGCATCGCCGAGTCGCTCTCCGGCTATCCGCGCGCCAAGAAGGTCGCGATCGTGACGAAGACGGATGCCGCGGCCCGCGACCAGATCACGGAGCGCCTCGTCGAGGTCGACAGCCTGCGCGAGGACTGGGCCGCCGTCATCCCGCTGTCGGCGCTCACGGCCGAGCAGCTCGACGTGCTCACCGACGAGCTCCTCGCGCTCATGCCGACCGGACCTGCGCTGTATCCCGAAGGCGTCGTCACCGACGAGTCGCTCGAGGACCGCATCGCCGAGATCATCCGGGAGTCGGCCCTCGACGGCGTGCGCGACGAGCTGCCGCACTCGATCGCTGTGACGATCGAAGACATCGAGGAGCGCGAGACCGGTTCGCTCACCGACGTCTACGCGAACATCGTCGTCGAACGCGACAGCCAGAAGGCGATCATCATCGGGCGCAAGGGATCACGCCTGCGCGATGTCGGCGCCCGCGCGCGCGAGCAGATCGAGCCCCTGATCGGCACGAAGGTCTTCCTGAAGCTGCACGTGCGTGTGGCGAAGGAGTGGCAGCGCGACCCGAAGCAGCTCGGCCGCCTCGGCTTCTGA